In a single window of the Necator americanus strain Aroian chromosome X, whole genome shotgun sequence genome:
- a CDS encoding hypothetical protein (NECATOR_CHRX.G25792.T1) translates to MEKNICYQQRRRKEVVYDDCVLEDSLSQGDCHIEEDPNVDYEMLLRGLRAFAGRVSKQRMTNLDRIPKTTEELLEGRRTLGLDTNASHIHRTLDEAQPQEQAGFRQGFSCLDHIQTVSRVIEVCREYRLPLVLTFVDYEKAFDSVEANAILSPLVDQGVDASHVGTLANGYDR, encoded by the exons atggagaAGAACATTTGCTATcagcaacgaaggagaaaagaagttgtgTACGACGATTgtgtactcgaggactccttgtcccaaggtgactgtcATATCGAGGAGGACCCCAACGtagactacgagatgctgctcagaggattacgagcctttGCTGGGCGTGTCTCGAAGCAGCGCATGACAAACTTGGACCGAATTCCAAAGACCACCGAGGAATTGTTGgaaggaagaaggactttGGGGCTTGAtacgaatgcatcgcacattcaCCG gacgctggatgaagcccagcctcaagaacaagctggattccgtcaagggttcagctgcttggaccacattcagaccgtgtcgagggtcatagaggtttgccgggaataccgcctgcccctagttctaaccttcgtcgactatgagaaagcctttgacagcgtagaagcGAATGCGATACTGTCaccgctggtcgatcaaggtgtggacgcgtcgcatGTGGGGACATTAGCCAATGGCTACGATCGATGA
- a CDS encoding hypothetical protein (NECATOR_CHRX.G25791.T2), producing the protein MWMLICFFLPALLFCLCAFIAWLRVLRLNRRREKRERCNKHNDGKRMKHCYSPASAADESELDAFEEELEEVIRNKKSFYKFVIGDFNPKLGKDTEEKYRIGRFGLGDRNENGIFLGCCPLLSWEFSFYEERSPLVDMRIAQWRDSGGDQPHTNQPKVVST; encoded by the exons atgtGGATGTTGATATGTTTCTTTCTTCCGGCTCTATTATTTTGCCTATGCGCATTTATTGCTTGGCTACGAGTACTACGTCTTAACAGAAG aagagaaaaaagggaacGATGCAACAAACACAACGAtggaaaacgaatgaaaca cTGCTACTCTCcagcatcagcagctgatgaatccgaattggatgCGTTTGaagaggagctggaggaagtgatccgcaacaagaagtccttctacaaattcgttatcggagacttcaacccaaaactaggaaaggacacagaagagaaatacaggatcggaagatttggactaggggaccggaacgaaAATGGCATCTTTCTGGGCTGTTGTCCGCTGCTTTCATGGGAGTTCTCTTTTTATGAAGAGAGATCGCCGTTGGTGGATATgagaatcgcccaatggcgcgactcgggCGGAGATCAACCGCATACTAACCAGCCgaaggtggtgtctacttga